GGCCGCGCTGGCGGTGGCGCTGCTGATCTGGCGCAAGGACGTGGTCCGGCTGATGCCGCAGACGGCGGCCTTCTTCCAGAGCATCGGCCTCGGCGTCAACCTGCGCGACCTGGCCTTCCAGGACGTCCGAGTGATGGCGGAGATGGTGAACGGCAGCCGCGTCTTCGTCATCGAAGGCGAGATCGCCGCCACGGCGCGCAAACCGGTCGAACTGCCGCGGCTGCGCTTCGTGGTGCAGGACGAGCGCGGCGCCGACATCTACGCCTGGAACACGGTGCTCGAACAGACGGTGCTGCAACCCGGCGAACGGCTTGCGTTCCGCTCGCGCCTCGCCTCGCCGCCTGCGGACGCGCGCAACATCGTCGTCCGCTTCTTCAACAAACGCGACATCGCTTCGGGACGTGCTTGAATGGCTCGCATTCTGATCGCCGACGATGAGGAATCGATGCGCCTGCTGGTCGGGCGCGCGATTGCCATGGACGGCCACGACATCACCACCGCCGAAGACGGCGCTGAGGCGCTGGAGATCCTGCTGCGCGACGACGGCAGCTACGACCTGCTGCTGACCGACATCAAGATGCCGGTGATGGACGGGATCGCGCTGGCGCTCGCCGCTGCCCGCGACTTCCCGCAACTGACCATCTTGCTGATGACCGGCTTTGCCGACCAGCGCGAGCGCGCCTCCGGGCTCGACGCGATCGTGCATGACGTCGTCACCAAGCCGTTCGCAGTGGCCGACATCCGCGCCGCCGTGGCCGACGCGCTCGCGACCCGCCGCGCCGCCTGAGCGCTCGCCAGCCTCAATAATCCTTCAGCAGTCGTTCGAGATAGTCCAGTTCGAGCTGCGGCCGCTGCGGATCGGAGAAGCGCCGGCGCAGCTCCTCAAGGATGCGACGCACACGCTGCACGTCGATCTCGCCCGGAATCTTCACGGTCAGGTCGTCGCCGAATTCGCGGCCGCGCAACGGCCGGCCGAGCGGATCGGCATTGGCGCCGCTGTTCTGCTGCCGGCCGGCGCGGTTGGAAGGACCGTTGTCGTTCGGATTGCCGTCGCCCTGGCCCTGCTGCATCTGCTGCGCGAGATTCTGCGCGCCGCGCCGCAAGGCTTCCAGGGCGCGGCCTTGCGAGCCGACCGCACCATCGGCGTTGCCATCGCCGAGCTGGTCGCCGGCGTCGCCCATCGCGCTGTCCGCATCGCCGAGGCTCTCATCCCCGTCGCCCTGCCCCTGCTGGCCTTGCTGCCCCGGCTCGCCCTGCTGATCCTGTTGGCCCTGCTGCCCCTGACCGCGCTGGCGCGGACCCATGCCCTGCTTCGCCATCTGGTCGAGCAGCTTCTGCAACCGATCGCGCAGTGCCTGCTGATCCTGCTGCAGATCGCCCATCCCGTTCTGCGGGTTCTGCTGGTCGCCGCGCCGGCCCCGTTGCTGCCGCGAGTCCTGCCCTTCGCGGAACGTGCGGTCCCGCAACTGCTGCTGCTTGCGGATCACGTCGCCAAGCTCGTTCAGCGCCTGCTCCATCTCGTCGTCGCCGCCCTGCCCGGGCTGCGCCATCTGCAGGTTCTCCAGCATCTGCTGCAACTGATCGAGCAGTTGCCGCGCGGCGTCCTTGTCACCCGAGCGCGACAGCCGCTCCATGCGGTCGATCATGTTGCGCAGATCGTCCTGGCGCATCACGCGCGTATTCGGATCGAGCGGGCGAGCGAGCTGCTGCGGGTTGTTGCGGAGCTGCTCGGCGAGCTGGCGCATGAAGTTATCGAGCGCCGCGCGCAGCTGCTCGGTCAGCTTCTTGATCTCCTCGTCGGAAGCGCCGCGTTCGAGCGCCTGGCGCAACGCCTCCTGTGCGGCACGCAGCGCCCGTTCGACGTCGCTGATGTCGCCGTCCTCGATGGTGACGGCCAGCGCCCACAGGTTGCCGACCACCTCGCGCAGATCGTCGTCGGACTTCGCGCGCTCGATCTGATCGTAGACGGTGCGCAGGCCGAGATACTGGCCGAGCTCCGGCGTGAACAACTCGGGCTCGACCATGAAAGCATCGATCGCCTCGCGAACGTCGTCCTGCTTGTTAGCGTCGAGCGCGAGGTTGCGACGCTGCTCGATCAGGGCACGGGCCAGGGGCTTGACGAACAGCCGCTCCGGCATCCGCATCTCGAACGGCGCGCTGCGCCCCTCATTGCCGGCTTCGTCCTTGGCGGTCAGCGTCAACGTCACATCGGCGCCTGCATAAGGGTGCTCGGTCAGATCCTTCACGGTCTGACCAACCCCGTTGCGCGTGCGGGCGTTCGGCAACGCCAACGGGAAGTCCGGCGGCGTGAACAGCGGGCGTGCGGCAGCGCTCGGCTCGGTGTTGCGGGCGATGAAGGTCGCATGCGCTTCGGTGACGCCGTAATCGTCCTCGAGCTTGTAGGACATCAGCAGCGAGCCGCGCGCCTGCCGCTCCGGGTCCTTCGCGAGCGAGATCGAAGGCGCCTTGTCGGCAACTGCAGCGAACCGCCATGGGGATAGCCCCGACGGGGCGCGCACATGCACGGAACCGTCGGCAGTGATGGTGTAGCGGCGCTCCTCGGTGCCGGTCGGCGGCGGCTTGTCGCCCGGTTCCGACTCGGCGATGCCGCCCGTGGTTGCGACATCAAGCCGCCCCCCGCTCGCGCGCACCACCAGCGTCGAACCGGCCGGCACAGACAGCACGCCCTGATCCGCAGCCGCCGGATGCGCGGGGTTGTTGGCAGCGGCCGTCAGGATGATCGGCGGCCGGCCGGTATAGGCCGGCGGAGCGACCCAGGCATCGAGGCGCGCATTGGCCGTTGCCAGCACACCGTTCCAGTCGAATGCGGCCGCCACCCGCGCCCGGCGGTCTTCGCCGGCGGCAATCGCCGTCACCACCATCAGCACGATCACCAGCGCGCGCAACGCCCAGGGGTCGTGGATCGCCAGCCGCGGCGATGGCAAACCGGCCTTGATGCGCTTGATCGACGCCAGCGTGCGTTCGCGCTGCTCGCGCCACAACGCCTGCGTCAGCGGATCCTGCGAGGTCAGCGTGTCGGTTAAGGCCGTCGCAGGCCGATGCCTGACGCCCGTTCCGCGATCGAGCCGCAGCAGGGCCTCGTTGCGACTCGGCCAGCGAAACCAAATCAGCGGGACGAGAGCGGCGATGCCGAGCACCGCGAACAGGCCGAGCGCCACCACCCGCGCCACCGACGGAAGCGCCAGCCAGAGTCCGGCCCACGAGACCGCGAGAAACAGACCGCCGACCGTCAGCAGCCGCGCCAGGATCGGCCACAGCCGCTCCCAGGCGATCGCATAGGTCGCGCGCCGAAGAGCCTGGTCGAGCTGCAGGCGCGCCAGCGGATCGGCTGGCGCCGGCGTCTTGGCGGGATCAGGACTGCGGCCGTTCAATGCGCTCTCCTTGGCTCGCCGGAAGGGCTCACCGACAATCAAAGCCTAACACGGTGGCGACGCTGAGGCACGGCCAACACTGCGGCAATCCCGCCCGACGCCGATCGGCCCCACACCAATTCATCCGATACGACAGCATGGGGAACCAGCTGGGCGGAACGATCCTATCGTCAATTCTGCCTCTCAGAACGTTTTTGTCACCGCGATCAAGCTCTTAGTTTCACGAATGCGTGACGGATGCAGCAAGACGTCCTAAGTTCGGCGCGGCCCAAACCACCACGAACACAGGAGGAAAACGTCACATGGATAAGAAGACTTTCGACAAGGGCGTGGAAGTCCGCACCGCCGTTCTCGGCAAGCAGTATGTCGAGAACGCGCTGAAGAACGTGGACGATTTCAACCGCCCGTTCCAGGAGCTCGTGACGGAATACTGCTGGGGCGCCGTCTGGGGCCGCGACGAGCTGCCGCGCAAGACCCGCAGCATGCTGAACATCGCCATGATCGCGATCCTGAACCGGCCGCACGAGTTCAAGCTGCACATCAAGGGGGCACTGACCAACGGCGTCAGCAAGGATGAGATCCGCGAAATCCTGATGCAGGTGGCGATCTATGCCGGTGTGCCCGCGGCCGTGGACAGCTTCCGCCTTGCCCGCGAAGCCTTCGCCGAGCTCGAGAAAGCCTGACCGTCAGGTTTGTCGGCAGCGCAAGCCAATCCAACCCTCCAAACAAACAAGAAACAGAGAAGACCCATGGACATCGGATTCATCGGCCTCGGCAAGATGGGCCTGCCCATGGCCCGCCGCCTCGTCGCGGCCGGCCATACGCTGACCGTCTATGACACCCGCCGCGAAGCGGTGGACACGCTGGTCGCGCTTGGCGCGCAGGCGGCGAGTTCGCCGAAGGACGTCGCCGACCGCACCGAAACCGTGATGGCGAGCCTGCCGTCGCTCGACATCTCGCTGGCGGTCGCGACTGGCAAGGACGGCGTGATCGAAGGCAAGCGGGTCAAGCGGCTGGTCGATCTGTCGACCACCGGCTCGCGAATGGCCGTGAAAATCCACGACCTTCTGGCGCAGAAGAACATCGTGCAGATCGACAGTCCGGTGAGCGGCGGTGTCGGCGGCGCCGAGAAAGGCACGCTGGCGGTGATGGTGTCTGGCCCGCGTGCGGAGTTCGATCGGCTGAAGCCCGCGCTCGACGTGATCGGCAAGGTGTTCTTCATCTCGGAGAAGCCGGGCGCCGGCCAGACCATGAAACTCGCCAACAACTACCTGTCGGCGACCGCGATCGTCGCCACCTCGGAAGCGGTGGTGATGGGCGTCAAGGCAGGCCTCGACCCGAACGTGATGATCGACGTGATCAACGCCGGCTCCGGCCTCAACACCGCAAGCCGTGACAAGTTTCCGAAGTCGGTGCTGCCGCGCACCTTCGATTTCGGTTTCGCCACCGGATTGATGGTGAAGGACGTGCGGCTGTGCCTGGAAGAGATGAAAGGCATGGGCTTGTCGATGGAGGTGGCCGAAGCCGTCGGCCGGCTCTGGGAGACGGTGATCCGCGAGATGGGACCGGACTCCGACTTCACCGCCGCGATCAAGCCGATCGAGAAGGCGGCGGGCGTCGAGGTCAACGGCATCAAGCCGCAAGGCCTATCCAAGTAGCGCGCGGGGGCGACAGCAATGAGCGATACCTACGAAGTCTTTGCCGTCAAATATGCCCACCATGGCCCGCGCAGCGCGGCATTGAACTTCATCGATGGTGACCCGCACGAACCATCGCAACCGCTCGATTTCTACGTCTGGGCGGTCGCCAACAAGGATCGCATCGTCGTCGTCGACACCGGCTTCGACGAAGCGATGGCGAAGCGGCGCGAGCGCACGATCCTGAAGCCCGTGCCGGAGGCGCTGAAGGCGGCGGGTTTCGCCCCCGACCGCGTCAACGACGTCATCATCACCCACCTGCACTACGACCACTCCGGCAACTACGACGCCTTTCCGAACGCCCGCTATCATCTGCAGGACTGCGAAATGGCGTTCGCCACCGGGCGCTGCATGTGCGATGAAAAGATGCGGATTGCCTTCGAAGCGGACGATGTCACGGCGCTGGTGCGCAAGGTGTACGCCGGACGTATGACGTTTCACGACGGCGAGGACCAGGTCGCGCCGGGCATCACCGTGCATCACATCGGCGGGCATTCGAAAGGCTTGCAGGCGGTGCGGGTGAAGACCGCCCGCGGCGATGTCGTGCTCGCCTCCGACGGCATCCATCTTTACGAGCACTTCGAGCAGAACAAGGTGTTTCCGATCACCTACAACGCCGAGGAGGCGATCGCCGGCTACGGCAAACTGAAGGCGCTCGCGTCGTCGGTGAAGCACATCGTGCCGGGACACGATCCGAAGGTGCTGGAGCGCTATCCCGCGCCGAACGCTGCGTTGAAGGGGTGGGTGGCGCGGCTCGACGTCGAGCCCAACGCGTAGGCGTCCTGTCCGATACGCAAGGGACTGACCCGATTTCGCAACACTGACGGATGGCGCTGCCTGCTACAGGTAGCTCACAACAACAAGCGACATCGGGGGAATTCATGGGCAAGCTCGACGGCAAGGTCGCCATCGTCACCGGAGCTGCGCGCGGACTGGGCCGCGCCTATGCACGCAGGCTCGCATCGCTCGGCGCGAAGGTCGCGCTCTGCGACCTCAGCCTGAAATCCTACGCCGAGTTCGAAGCCGAAGCGAAAGACATGACCGGCGAAAGCACGGTGGCGGAGATCGAGGCGGCCGGCGGCAGCGCGCTGGGCTACGAACTCGACGCCAACGATCAAACCGCGGTGAATGCCATGGTCGCCGATGTCGCCAAGAGGTGGGGCCGCATCGATATCCTCGTCTGCAATGCCGGCGGCGGGCGCGGCAAGCCGGTCGAAACCAAGGCCAGCACGCTCGATCCGGCGCTGCTGCATCTCGTCGTCGGCATGAACCTCTACGGCACCGTCTACTTCGTCAACGCGGTCGCGCCGCACATGAAGGAACAGCGCTCGGGCCGCATCGTCACGGTCAGTTCCACCGCAGGACTGAGCCCATCGCGCGACGGCGGCTATGCGCATTATGGTGCGGCCAAGGCCGCGATCGCCCACTACACGCGCTATCTCGCGCAGGAGTTGGGTCCATTCGGCATCACCGCCAACTGCATTGCGCCCGGCTCGATCGCCACCGGGCGGATCATGGCCATCGTCATTCCGGGAAGCGTTGGCGCCAATCGCGATCCCGCCGCGCGCATCGCCCTGCGTCGCCAAGGCACCGTGGAGGATTGCGCAAAGGTGGTGGAGTTCCTCTGCACCGACCTGTCGGATTACGTGACCGGCACGGTCATCCCGATCGACGGCGGCATGCTGCGGTGATTCGTGCTGTGCGGGTTACTGGTTGCTCAGCCAGGGCGCGACGCGATCGAGCGCGATGATGTCTTCGGCCTCGAACCGCGGCCGCACCACCGCATACTGGGCGCCATTGACCAGAACTTCTGGAACCAGCGCGCGCGTGTTGTAGGTGCCGGCTTGCACCGCGCCGTAGGCGCCCGCGCTCATGATCGCCAGCAGGTCGCCCTCCTTGGGCTCGGGCATGCTGCGATCCTGCGCCATGTAGTCGCCGCTCTCGCAGACCGGACCAACGACGTCGGCGATCAGCATCGGCGTTCCCGCCGGCGGCTGCCGCACGGGAAGGATATCGTGGTGGGCCTCGTACAGCGTCGGCCGCACCAGATCATTCATCGCCGCATCGACGATGACGAAGTTCTTCGCCTCGCCGGGCTTCATGTAGAGCACGCGCGTCACCAGGATGCCCGCATTGCCAACCAGCAAACGGCCCGGCTCGAACAGCAGCGTGCAATCGAGGCCCTTCACCGCGCGCTTGACCACGTCCGCATAGGCCTTCGGCTCCGGCGGCGCCTCGCGATCCGCATGGTAGGGAATGCCGAGCCCGCCGCCGAAATCGATATGCGAGATCGCATGCCCGTCGCTGCGCAGCACGCGCACGAAGTCGGCGAGCACGGTGAACGCATTCTCCAGAGGCTCCAGATCGGTGATCTGGCTGCCGATATGCATGTCGACGCCGGTGACGCGAATGTTCGGCAGCTTGGCGGCGCGGGCATAGACCTCGCGCGCGCGGCTGAGCGGAATGCCGAACTTGTTCTCGGATTTGCCGGTCGAAATCTTCGCGTGCGTCTTGGCATCGACGTCGGGATTGACCCGCAGCGAAATGCGCGCGGTGCGCCCTTCGTTGGCGGCCAGCATCGACAGCAGCGCAAGCTCGCTTTCCGACTCGACGTTGATCGACAGAATGCCGACTTCCAGCGCCATCCGCAGTTCGGATGCGGTCTTGCCGACGCCGGAGAACAGAATCTTGTCCGGCGAGATGCCCGCCGCCAGTGCCCGCTTCAATTCGCCGCCCGAGACCACGTCGGCGCCGGCACCGAGCCGGGCGAACGTCTTCAGCACCGACTGGTTCGAATTCGCCTTCATGGCGTAGCAGATCACCGCGTTCACATCGGCAAAGGCCTCCGCGAACACACGGTAGTGCCGCTCGAGCGTCGCCGTCGCATAGCAGTAGAACGGCGTGCCAACGGTGCGCGCAAGGCTGCTCAGATTGACCCCTTCGGCGTGCAGTTCGCCGTCGCGGTAGTCGAAATGGTGCATGGTCGAACTTGTAAGGTTCTGGAGCGATCGAAATCGCGTCGAGAATGTCCAGCCGAGAGTGTCTAGTCGAGAATATTGTCGAGGAAGATACGCCGTTTCTGCCCTTGAGGAGCGGCAGCCGGCCTGTCGTCGTCTTCCGTGTCGAACACGCTCAAGGGATTCGACGACCGCGGCGCCTGCACCGTGTCGCCAGCCGCTGCCGGTTGCGCGGCCGCCTGGGGCGGCAGGTCAAGACCGCTCTTGCGGCCGCAGCCGCCCAACGCGAGCGCGATCAGCGCCATGCCAACCAGCGCTAGCTTTCCGGATCCCACCATGCCACTCACGCCAAAATCCCCAAGTTGCAGCGGCACCATACAAAGGTTGCGCTGCGATAGCGAGCCCCGAAAATGCCGTCCGAGCTTCCCTTCACCGGGAAATCGCGTCATTTTCCAGGCGTTTGCGCCAGGCTTCGGCTTGTTCACGGACATTTTTCGGGGCCGTGCCGCCAAAGCTGGTCCGGCTGGCGACCGAGCTCTGCACCGACAGCACCGCCAGCGCCTCCGCCGTGATGCGCGGCTCGACCACCTGCATGGTGGCCAGCGGCAGGGCATCGAGGGCGACGCCGGCTTCCGCCGCCTTGGCGACGATCCGGCCGGTGACGTGATGTGCCTCGCGGAACGGCATCTTCAGCGTCCGCACCAGCCAGTCGGCCAGGTCCGTCGCCGTCGCATAGCCGTCACCCGCCGCCTGCTCCATCCGCGCTTTATCGGCGATCAGATCGCGCACCATGCCGGTCATCGCATTGATCGCCAACGCCAGCGCGCCGAGCGCATCCATCGCCCCTTCCTTGTCCTCCTGCATGTCCTTCTGATAGGCGAGCGGCAGCCCCTTCATGACGATCAAGAGCGCGTTGAGCGAACCGATGATGCGGCCGGTCTTGGCCCGGACCAGTTCGGCGGCGTCCGGATTACGCTTCTGCGGCATGATCGAGGAGCCGGTGGTGAACTTGTCCGACAGACGGATGAGCCCGACCAGCGGCGAGGTCCAGATCACGATCTCCTCGGCGAAGCGCGACAAGTGTACGGAAGCGATCGCCGCCGCGGACAACGTCTCCAGCACGAAGTCGCGATCCGACACCGCGTCGAGGGAGTTCGCGGTTGGCCGATCGAAGCCGAGCGCCTTCGCCGTGGCGAAGCGGTCGATCGGGAACGATGTCCCCGCCAACGCCGCCGAGCCGAGCGGGCTTTCGTTCAGCCGCTTGCGCGCATCCGCAAAGCGGCCGCGATCGCGGGCCGCCATCTCCACATAGGCCAGCAGATGATGGCCGAAGGTCACCGGCTGCGCGGTCTGCAGATGCGTGAAGCCCGGCATCACCGTGTCGGCGTGCTCCAGCGCGCGCTCCACCAGCGCCCGCTGATACTCGGCCAGCGCTGTGTCGAGCGCATCGATGGTGTCGCGCACCCAGAGCTTGAAATCGGTCGCCACCTGGTCGTTGCGCGACCGCGCCGTATGCAGGCGCCCCGCGCCGGGACCGATCAGCTCCGCAAGCCGGCTCTCGACATTCATATGAATGTCTTCCAGCGCTCGCTTGAACGTGAAGGTTCCCTGCGTGATTTCTGACAGAATCGTGTCTAGACCCTGGGCGATGTTTTTTGCATCGTCCGCCGCGATAATTCCCTGGGCGGACAGCATTGCGGCGTGCGCCTTCGACGCGGCGATATCCTGCGCGTAGAGGTGGCGATCGACGTCGATGGAGACGTTGATCGCTTCCATGATCGCGTCGGGACCGCCCTCGAAGCGGCCACCCCACATCTTGTTGCTCATAATTTGCTGCTCACGCCTCACCTGCTAAACCGTATGCCAGCATCCCCGTAACGCTCAACCGAAAGCGAGCACGACAGCGATCATGACAGTGAACGGCCAGACTCCCGAAACACCGCGTTCAGCATCGCGCCGGGTTGCGATCGTTGCGGGCGCTCTCGCTGTCGGCATCGTTGCTGGCGTGGCCGGGGTATACGGGATGAAGGGCCTGACGCGCAATGCAGGCGATCCCGTCTGCCGCGCCTCGTTCGATCTGGCCCGCAAGGTCGCCCCCTTCGCCAAGGGCGAAGTCGCCGCCGTCACTCCCGCCAGCAAGCCGTTGCTGGTTCCTGACCTGACCTTCCAGGACGGCTCCGGCGCCCAGAAGAAGCTGTCCGACTGGCGCGGCAAGACCGTACTGCTGAATCTGTGGGCGACCTGGTGCGTGCCGTGCCGCAAGGAGATGCCCGCCCTCGATGCGCTGCAGGCCAAGCTCGGCGGCACCGATTTCGAGGTGGTGGCGGTCAACATCGACACCCGCGACCTCGACAAGCCGAAAAGCTTCCTGAAGGAGACTGGAATCACCGCGCTCGGCTATTTCAGCGACCAGAAAGCAAAGGTTTTCCAAGATCTTAAAATGGTCGGCAAGGCCTTTGGCATGCCCACCTCGCTGCTGATCGACCCCAACGGCTGCGAGATCGGCACCCTGGCCGGGCCGGCCGAATGGGCCAGCGACGATGCCGTCAATCTGGTGAAGGCAGCTCTCGGCCGCTGAGGGCGGCCTGCGGCCGGACGATGATGATCGCGCCGGCGACAAGCACGGCGACAACCGCCAACGCCGCTCCCGCATAACCGGCAGCCACTGTGCCGAAACGATCCGCCGCCGCGCCGCCGGCAAGCGCGCCGAGCGCGATGCCGAGGTTGCAGACGGAGATGTTCAGCGCCATCGCGAAGGCGGGTGCATCGCGTCCGGCTACCATGGCGCCGACCTGACAGAACACGAACGCAGCGGTGTGGGCCGCTCCCCAGACGATGACGAGAACAACGAGCGCAAGCCGATGCCCGCCCGCCGACGGCAGCAGCGTCATGACCAGCGCGAGCGCACCGGACCCGATCGCTGAGACGCGCACCGGATCGGAACGCGCAACCCGTCCCGCGATCGCGTTGCCGATGACGCCCGCAAAGCCGAACAACATCAACATCCAACCGACAGCGACGCCATCGAGCGTTCCGACCAGCGACAACAGCGGTGCGATATAGGTGTAAGCCGCAAACATCGCCGTGAACAGGACACCGGCCAACGCAAGCTGCGCCAGAAAGCGCGGTCGCGCCAGGAGCGAGACGGCGGCCCGTGACGATGCCGGCGGATCGCCTGCAAGCCGCGGGAACAGCGTTCCGATCAGCCCTGCGGCGACAAGCCCGAGCATCGCCAGCCCGCCAAAGCTCGCGGGCCAGCCGAGCCGCTCCGCGACCATTGCCGTCAGCGGCACACCGAGCACCGCAGTCGCGACCACCCCCTGATTGACACGCGCCGACGCCCAGCCCTCGCGGCTATGCCCCGCAAGCCGCGCTGCGCTGACAATGGCGATGCTGGCGAGCACCGGCAGCAGGCCACCCTGGACGATCCGTACGGCCAGCACCACCGTGCCGCTTCGTGTCAGCGCCGCAACCGCATTGCCCAGCGCAAACACCAGGACGGCGACCACCAGGACACGGCGCGGCGCGTAGCGCGAGGCGGCCATGGTCAGCAGCGGCCCCAGCACGGCGGCCGCGACCGCGAATGCGGTGACGAACCAGCCGGCGCGGGCCAGCGAGATGTCGAAGTCGCGGGCCAGCACCGGCAACAGCCCGACCACGGAGAACTCCGTGGTCACCGCCATGAACATCGCGACGGCAAGCACGGCAATGGCCAGCGTCGGCGAACCTCGGTCCGGCGCAGCGGTGCCTATGGCACTGCCGCTCATACGTTGGCGCCGCCGTCCAGGGTGAAGGCCGCGCCGGTGGCAAAGCGACTCTCCTCGCTTGCGAGCCAAGCGACGATGCTGGCGATGTCGCCGGGTTCGGCGAAGCGCGGAATCGCCATCAGGCTGCGCTGCGCATCCGCGTGATCGCCATTGGCCGGATTCATGTCGGTGTCGGTCGAGCCCGGCTGGACGATGTTGGCCGTGATGCCGCGCGGTCCGAGATCGCGCGCAAGGCCCTTGGTGAGACCGACCAGCGCCGCCTTGCTCAGGCTGTAAAGGCTGAGCCCTGCGCCCGGCACGCGTGCGGCGAGATTGCTGCCGATGGTGATGATGCGGCCACCTTCACGCATGTGCCGTGCGGCCGCCTGCGATGCGACGAACACGGACTTCACGTTGACCGCGAGCGTCTCGTCGTACTCCTCCAGCGTCAGCGCATCGATCGGCTTGGCGACGAAGATGCCTGCGTTGTTCACCAGGATATCGAGCCTGCCGAAGGTCGCCGCGGTCTGCTCCACCGCAGCCTGCACCGCCTTGGGATCGGTGTTGTCGGCCGCGATCGCCAGACCCCGCCGGCCGGCGCGCTCGATCTCGGCGACCGTTCCACGCCCTTTGTCCGCAGCACGCACATAGGTCACCGCGACATTGGCACCATCCTTCGCCAGCCGCCGGGCGATTGCCGCCCCCATGCCGCGGCTACCGCCAGTGACCAGTGCAACCTTGTTTTCGAGACGAGACATCGGCCTCTCCTTTTATGTATCAATCGATACATAAACAGATGATGCGCTTGTCAGCCGAGGTCAAGAGATTTATTTATTGAATATTACAGAAAGGAACGATCATGGCGGAACGGGGCCGCCCGCGCAGTTTCGATCGGCAGGCCGCGCTGCGGCAGGCGATGACTGTATTCTGGGCCAAGGGATATGACGGCACGTCGCTTGCGGATCTGACGCGCGCCATGGGGATCAATCCGCCGAGCCTGTACGCCGCGTTCGGCAGCAAGGAGAACCTGTTCCGCGAGGCGGTCGCACTCTACAGCGGCAGCGAGGGCTGTGACATCTGGTCCGGCCTCGATCAGGCGCCGACCGCGCGCGAAGCGATCGCCACCATGCTGCGTGCCAGTGCCGAGAGCTTTTCGCGGCCCGGCAAGCCGCGCGGCTGCATGATCGTGCTCAGCGCGCTCAACGCCGACGAGGGTAACGCCGCGGTCTGCGAAGCCTTGCGCGAGCAGCGCACCGGCAACATACGGCAACTGCGGCAGCGCATCGAGCGCGCCATCGCCGCGGGTGAACTGCCGGTCACAGCCGACGCGCGCGCCATCGCCACGTTCTATGCGAGCGTCCAGCACGGCATGTCGATCCTGGCGCGCGATGGCGCGTCACG
The sequence above is drawn from the Afipia sp. P52-10 genome and encodes:
- a CDS encoding lipoprotein, which translates into the protein MVPLQLGDFGVSGMVGSGKLALVGMALIALALGGCGRKSGLDLPPQAAAQPAAAGDTVQAPRSSNPLSVFDTEDDDRPAAAPQGQKRRIFLDNILD
- the argH gene encoding argininosuccinate lyase, encoding MSNKMWGGRFEGGPDAIMEAINVSIDVDRHLYAQDIAASKAHAAMLSAQGIIAADDAKNIAQGLDTILSEITQGTFTFKRALEDIHMNVESRLAELIGPGAGRLHTARSRNDQVATDFKLWVRDTIDALDTALAEYQRALVERALEHADTVMPGFTHLQTAQPVTFGHHLLAYVEMAARDRGRFADARKRLNESPLGSAALAGTSFPIDRFATAKALGFDRPTANSLDAVSDRDFVLETLSAAAIASVHLSRFAEEIVIWTSPLVGLIRLSDKFTTGSSIMPQKRNPDAAELVRAKTGRIIGSLNALLIVMKGLPLAYQKDMQEDKEGAMDALGALALAINAMTGMVRDLIADKARMEQAAGDGYATATDLADWLVRTLKMPFREAHHVTGRIVAKAAEAGVALDALPLATMQVVEPRITAEALAVLSVQSSVASRTSFGGTAPKNVREQAEAWRKRLENDAISR
- the tlpA gene encoding thiol:disulfide interchange protein TlpA is translated as MTVNGQTPETPRSASRRVAIVAGALAVGIVAGVAGVYGMKGLTRNAGDPVCRASFDLARKVAPFAKGEVAAVTPASKPLLVPDLTFQDGSGAQKKLSDWRGKTVLLNLWATWCVPCRKEMPALDALQAKLGGTDFEVVAVNIDTRDLDKPKSFLKETGITALGYFSDQKAKVFQDLKMVGKAFGMPTSLLIDPNGCEIGTLAGPAEWASDDAVNLVKAALGR
- a CDS encoding MFS transporter is translated as MSGSAIGTAAPDRGSPTLAIAVLAVAMFMAVTTEFSVVGLLPVLARDFDISLARAGWFVTAFAVAAAVLGPLLTMAASRYAPRRVLVVAVLVFALGNAVAALTRSGTVVLAVRIVQGGLLPVLASIAIVSAARLAGHSREGWASARVNQGVVATAVLGVPLTAMVAERLGWPASFGGLAMLGLVAAGLIGTLFPRLAGDPPASSRAAVSLLARPRFLAQLALAGVLFTAMFAAYTYIAPLLSLVGTLDGVAVGWMLMLFGFAGVIGNAIAGRVARSDPVRVSAIGSGALALVMTLLPSAGGHRLALVVLVIVWGAAHTAAFVFCQVGAMVAGRDAPAFAMALNISVCNLGIALGALAGGAAADRFGTVAAGYAGAALAVVAVLVAGAIIIVRPQAALSGRELPSPD
- a CDS encoding SDR family NAD(P)-dependent oxidoreductase; the encoded protein is MSRLENKVALVTGGSRGMGAAIARRLAKDGANVAVTYVRAADKGRGTVAEIERAGRRGLAIAADNTDPKAVQAAVEQTAATFGRLDILVNNAGIFVAKPIDALTLEEYDETLAVNVKSVFVASQAAARHMREGGRIITIGSNLAARVPGAGLSLYSLSKAALVGLTKGLARDLGPRGITANIVQPGSTDTDMNPANGDHADAQRSLMAIPRFAEPGDIASIVAWLASEESRFATGAAFTLDGGANV
- a CDS encoding TetR/AcrR family transcriptional regulator; amino-acid sequence: MAERGRPRSFDRQAALRQAMTVFWAKGYDGTSLADLTRAMGINPPSLYAAFGSKENLFREAVALYSGSEGCDIWSGLDQAPTAREAIATMLRASAESFSRPGKPRGCMIVLSALNADEGNAAVCEALREQRTGNIRQLRQRIERAIAAGELPVTADARAIATFYASVQHGMSILARDGASRKSLLAVADNAMLAWDGFAAAAA